Below is a genomic region from Caulobacter rhizosphaerae.
GGGTTCGAACTGCGGGGTTTCGACGTCGGGCATGGAGGCCTCCTGCGGCTGACGACGGCGAAACTGACGGGCCGCGCGGATGTTCCAAGCGGTAGCGCGCAAGCGGGGGTTGCTCAAAGCTGGAGCATCGGTCACCTTCCCGGCCTCTTGGAAAGGCCCTGAAGATGTCGCGTTCCGCGGCCGCGCCGGCTCCCCGCCCCGGGAAGCCGCACGGCGTCATTGTCTCCGACCTGATCGAGCTGCTGCGGCTGGCCGGGCCCGTGGTGCTGTCGCGCCTGGGCATCATGGTCATGGGCCTGACCGACGCCATCGTCGTCGGCCACTTCTCGGCGACGCAGCTGGGCTTCCACGCCATGGCCTGGGCCCCGACCTCGGTGTTCGTGACCATGACGGTCGGCCTGCTGGTCGGGGTGCAGGTGATGGCCTCGCGGGCCACCGGGGCGGGCAGGCCGCACGAGACCGGCGCGGTGCTGCGGCGCGGCGTGGTCTACGCCCTGTGGCTGGGCGTCGCCGGCGCGGCCTTGCTGGCGATCGCCGGGCCGCCGCTGATGCACCATGCCGGCCTCGACACGGCCCTGGCCAACGGGGCCACGGCGCCGCTGGTCGTCTTCTCCCTGTCCCTGCCGCTGTTCGCCCTGAGCGTGACGCTGAGCTTCTGGCTCGAGGGCCTGGGGCGGCCGGGCCTGGTGACCGTGGCCATGTGGTTCGCCAACCTGATCAACCTGGCGGCCAACCTGCTGCTGGTGCCGGGGACGTTCGGCCTGCCGGCCCTGGGCGCGGTGGGCGCGGCGTGGTCGACCTTCGTGGCGCGGGCGGCCTTCGCGGCGATGCTGGCGGTGGTCATCGTGCGCCTGAAGGACGCCAGGGCCATGGGGGTGTTCGACCGGCCGGCGCCCGACCTGGCCGCCGCGCGCGAGCAGCGCCGGATCGGCTACGGGGCGGGCGGCTCCAACCTGTTCGAGTCGGGGGCCTTCGCCGGCATGAGCCTGGTGGCCGGCTGGCTGGGCGGCTATTCGGTGGCCGCCTGGGCGGTGGTGCTCAACGTCGTGGCGGTGATCTTCATGGTCCCGCTGGGCCTGTCGACGGCCACGGCGGTGCAGGTGGGCCGGGCCTACGGCGCGCGCGACTCCAAGGGCATGAGCCGGGCCGGCTGGGTCGCCTTCGGGGTGACCGCGGCCTTCTCGCTGCTGGTCACGGTGCTGCTCTATCCCCTGCGTCACCTGGTGGCGGGGGCCTACACCACCGATCCGGCCGCCCTGACCCTGATCGCGCCGGCCCTGGCGCTGAGCTGCCTGTTCCTGATCCCCGACGCTGTCCAGGTGGTCTGCGCCCAGGCCCTGCGGGCGCGGGGCGAGGTGTGGATCCCGACCGCGACCCACATGATCAGCTACGCCCTGGTCATGGGCCCCCTGGCCTGGTGGCTGGCCCTGCCGATGAAGCTGGGCGTCGACGGCATCGTCTGGTCGGTGATCATCACCAGCTTCCTGGCCGCGGGCCTGCTGCTGGGGCGGTATCGGATGCTGGACCTGAAGGAACGATAGCCGCCATGGGTCCTTCGAGGCCCGCTACGCGGGCGCCTCAGGATGAGGAACTCTGTGCTGATTGCCTCATCCTGAGGTGCGAGGCGTAGCCGAGCCTCGAAGGACGCACGGCGTTTCCGCCTAGATCGCCGCCCCCAAAATCCAGCCCTCTTCGGTCTGGGCGTCCACCACCAGGTCGGCCGGGGCGTCCTTGCTCGGGCCGAACAGGGCGGCCAGCTTGCCGGCCTCGTCCAGCTTGGCGAAGTGCTCGGCCAGGGCGCGCACCTGGGCGGCGTCCTTGATCTCGCCGGGGGCGGGGGTGGCCTTGACCAGCGAGGGGTAGACCTCGGCGATCACCACCTGCACGCCGTCCAGGTCGGCCTCGGTCAGGGCCTTGAAGCCGGTCTCGAACGGCCAGACCCGGGCGGCGTCGCCGCGGGCGTCCTTCAGCCGGCGCGCGGCCGGGATGCCGACGATCGCCTGGCCGCCGACCGAGCCGTTGTAATAGAGCTTCCAGATCGAGGCCGCCCCTTTGGCCGCCAGGTCCGCGTGGCGGAACTCGGGCAGGTCGCCCGGTCCGTGCTCGCGGGTGCGCTTGGGCTGCAGGGTAGTCAGGGCGTCCTTGGGCGGGCAGCCCCAGAACGGGAACGGCCCGCCGGTCAGCCGACGGTTCAGCTCGGAACCGACGCCGAAGCGGTTGTTGGTGTTGTCGGCCTTGTCCTTGACCATCTTGGCCAGCTGGTCCCAGACCGCGCGCCAGGGATGGTCGCCCTTCAGGGACAGGGCCGCCGTGACGCCGCGCGGGAAGCCCAGCGGAAAGTCGAAGCCGACCAGGGCCCGCTCGCCGCGCTTCTTCAGGTCGTCGAGGATCGTCGCCAGCTTGGCCTCGGCCTCCTGGCGGGTGGGCGGGTTGAAGCTCTCGAAGGTCAGCCGGAAGCGCACGTCGCGCTTCATCACGCCGATCCACACGGAATCCGCCCCCGTGGTCGGCTTGGCCGCCGCGCTCCAGTCGACGATCACATAGGCGCTGAAGAGGCGCGACACGGCGGACGCTCCGTTTGGATTGAACGAAGCGCGCTTCTACTCCGGTCGGGCGAAGGCGACCACCCTTAAGCGAGCATAGGCGCTATCGGACGCTGGACCGATAAGGCCCTAGGCGGCGTTCCGTTCCGCCGCCGCGTCGGCGATCAGGACCGGGGCCGGCTGGCGGCTGAACCAGCGGGCGGGCGGCTCGCAGGCCGGGCCCAGGGCGGCGCGGACGATGGCCGGCGGGCGGCGCTCCTCGGGGGTCATGAACAGGCCGTTGGACTTGACGCCCAGGCCGGCCAGCTTGTGGGCGCCCAGCATGGTCAGCGGCACGGCCAGGATCAGGCCGGCCAGGATCGGCATCGTCGCCGTCAGCAGGTCGGGGGTGAACCAGAAGGCCACGGCCAGGGCCAGGCCGGTGACGCTGATCCAGCCCATGGCCGCGAAGGCTTCCTTGCCGGTCACCTTGTCGGCGTCGCGGCGCTGGGTCGCCCAGCCGCCGACCTTGCCGGCCAGGATCTCGACCAGGGCGCGGGTCTGGGTGAACATCAGCATCGGGGCCACCAGGGCCGAGAGCAGCATCTCCACGCCCAGGCCGGCCAGGATCCGGCGGCGGCCGCCGAAACCCTTGATCTCGTTCTTGCGCGAAAAGACCAGGATCGAGCCCAGGATCTTGGGGCCGAACAGCAGGACGAAGGTGATGATCATCGCCCAGGCGGTGGCCTGGATCTCGCGCCAGTCGATCAGGGCGTGGGCCGCGGCCTGCAGGTCGGCCATGGTGAAGGCGGCCTTCTTCAGCTCGGGCATCAGCATGCGCGAGATGATCCCCGACGACAGGGCCACGAACCACAAGGGCGAGAGCACGTAGCTGAGCACGCCGATCACCAGGTGCAGGCGGCTCATCCAGTGCAGGCCGGGCAGGCCGACCAGCGGGATGTGCTGCACGTTGCCCCGGCACCAGCGGCGGTCGCGGGTGGCGAAGTCCAGCAGGTTGGAGGGGCTCTCTTCATACGAGCCGCCCAGATAGGGGGCCAGGTGCACGCCCCAGCCGCCGCGGCGCAGCAGGGCGCTTTCCAGGGCGTCGTGGCTCATCACCTCGCCGCCGAACGGCTTGGGGCCGTCCAGGCTGGGCAGGCCGCAGGTCTCGGCGAAGGCGCGGGTGCGCACGATGGCGTTGTGGCCCCAGAAGCTGCTCTCCGAGCCCGACCACCAGGCCAGGCCGGTCCATGCGACGCGGCCGTAGAGGCGCGTGGCGAACTGCAGGGTGCGGGCGAAGATCGTCTGGCCGTTGATGATCATCGGCATGGTCTGGATCAGGCCCACGCGCGGATGGCGCTCCATGGCGTCGGCCAGGCGAACCATGGCCTCGCCGGTCATCAGGCTGTCGGCGTCCAGCACCAGCATGTGCTCGTAGTCGCCGCCCCAGCGGGCCACCCAATCAGCGATGTTGCCGGCCTTGCGGCCCGTGTTCTGGGTGCGCTTGCGATAGAAGACGTGGCTGTTGGCCTCGCGGCGGAAGCGGGCGAAGCAGGCCTGCTCGGCCAGGGCCACGGCGGCGTCGCGGGTGTCGCTGAGGATGAAGATGTCGAAGGCGCGGCTGGCGCCCGTTTCGGCGATCGAGGCGTCCATGGCGCGCAGGCGGGCGAACACCTCGGCGGCGTCCTCGTTGTGCACCGGCATCAGGATCGCCGTACGGGCCTTCGGCTTGGGCATGGGCGAGGCGGCGCTGTCGTCGATGCCCAGCGGGTCGCGGGGCTTGCCCAGCAGCACCACGAAGCCGACCACGGCGGTGCAGAACCACAGGGCCAGGGCCAGGAACAGCGGGACCAGCAGGGTCAGGACCACGGCTTCCAGGCGGGTGACGCCGCCGAGGGCGATGGTGTCGTAGGTGGCCCGCCAGCCGGCGAAGGCCATAATCGCGGTGGCGACGAACACGCCCCAGCGGCGCAGCACCAGGTTTTCCTGGGCGGTGGCGACCGGCTTGGCCTG
It encodes:
- a CDS encoding MATE family efflux transporter codes for the protein MSRSAAAPAPRPGKPHGVIVSDLIELLRLAGPVVLSRLGIMVMGLTDAIVVGHFSATQLGFHAMAWAPTSVFVTMTVGLLVGVQVMASRATGAGRPHETGAVLRRGVVYALWLGVAGAALLAIAGPPLMHHAGLDTALANGATAPLVVFSLSLPLFALSVTLSFWLEGLGRPGLVTVAMWFANLINLAANLLLVPGTFGLPALGAVGAAWSTFVARAAFAAMLAVVIVRLKDARAMGVFDRPAPDLAAAREQRRIGYGAGGSNLFESGAFAGMSLVAGWLGGYSVAAWAVVLNVVAVIFMVPLGLSTATAVQVGRAYGARDSKGMSRAGWVAFGVTAAFSLLVTVLLYPLRHLVAGAYTTDPAALTLIAPALALSCLFLIPDAVQVVCAQALRARGEVWIPTATHMISYALVMGPLAWWLALPMKLGVDGIVWSVIITSFLAAGLLLGRYRMLDLKER
- a CDS encoding cobalamin biosynthesis protein CbiG yields the protein MSRLFSAYVIVDWSAAAKPTTGADSVWIGVMKRDVRFRLTFESFNPPTRQEAEAKLATILDDLKKRGERALVGFDFPLGFPRGVTAALSLKGDHPWRAVWDQLAKMVKDKADNTNNRFGVGSELNRRLTGGPFPFWGCPPKDALTTLQPKRTREHGPGDLPEFRHADLAAKGAASIWKLYYNGSVGGQAIVGIPAARRLKDARGDAARVWPFETGFKALTEADLDGVQVVIAEVYPSLVKATPAPGEIKDAAQVRALAEHFAKLDEAGKLAALFGPSKDAPADLVVDAQTEEGWILGAAI
- the mdoH gene encoding glucans biosynthesis glucosyltransferase MdoH — translated: MSERGAFFDLTSSRSVAYDMAVSTSDRVEIPADAPLAMPVQPLAFWQGQAKPVATAQENLVLRRWGVFVATAIMAFAGWRATYDTIALGGVTRLEAVVLTLLVPLFLALALWFCTAVVGFVVLLGKPRDPLGIDDSAASPMPKPKARTAILMPVHNEDAAEVFARLRAMDASIAETGASRAFDIFILSDTRDAAVALAEQACFARFRREANSHVFYRKRTQNTGRKAGNIADWVARWGGDYEHMLVLDADSLMTGEAMVRLADAMERHPRVGLIQTMPMIINGQTIFARTLQFATRLYGRVAWTGLAWWSGSESSFWGHNAIVRTRAFAETCGLPSLDGPKPFGGEVMSHDALESALLRRGGWGVHLAPYLGGSYEESPSNLLDFATRDRRWCRGNVQHIPLVGLPGLHWMSRLHLVIGVLSYVLSPLWFVALSSGIISRMLMPELKKAAFTMADLQAAAHALIDWREIQATAWAMIITFVLLFGPKILGSILVFSRKNEIKGFGGRRRILAGLGVEMLLSALVAPMLMFTQTRALVEILAGKVGGWATQRRDADKVTGKEAFAAMGWISVTGLALAVAFWFTPDLLTATMPILAGLILAVPLTMLGAHKLAGLGVKSNGLFMTPEERRPPAIVRAALGPACEPPARWFSRQPAPVLIADAAAERNAA